The Oncorhynchus nerka isolate Pitt River linkage group LG12, Oner_Uvic_2.0, whole genome shotgun sequence genome contains the following window.
accctaaccctagtctcaaacctaaccctagtctcaaccctaaccctagtctcaaccctaaccctagtctcaaccctaaccctagtctcaaccctaaccctagtttcaaccctaaccctagtctcaaccctaaccctagtctcaaccctaaccctagtctcaaccctaaccctagtctcagatgtaaccctagtctcaaacctaaccctagtctcaaacctaaccctagtctcaactgtaaccctagtctcaaacctaaccctagtctcaaacctaaccctagtctcaaacctaaccctagtctcaaccctaaccctagcctcaaccctaaccctagtctcacccctaaccctagtctcacaCCTAACCCtagtcacaaccctaaccctagcctcaaccctaaccctagtctcaaccctaaccctagtctcaaccctaaccctaaccctagtctcaaccctaaccctagtctcaaccttaaccctagtctcaaccctaaccctagtcgaaaccctagtctcaaccctaaccctagtctcaaccttaaccctagtctcaaccctaaccctagtcgaaaccctagtctcaaccctaaccctagtctcaaccttaaccctagtctcaactgtaaccctagtctcaaccctaaccctagtctcaactgtaaccctagtctcaactgtaaccctagtctcaaccctaaccctagtctcaactgtaaccctagcctcaaccctaaccctagcctcaaccctaaccctagtctcaaccctaaccctagtctcaaccctaaccctagtctcaaccctagtctcaaccctagtctcaaccctaaccctagtctcaaccctaaccctagtctcaaccctaaccctagtctcaaccctaagcCTATtctcaaacctaaccctagtctcaaccctaaccctattgtcaaccctaaccctattgtcaaccctaaccctagtctcaaccctaaccctagtctcaaccctaattTGGACCTAACCCCTTGGCTCACCCTAACTATAagcctaaacctaatcctaaaaCCTCATTTTAATTTggactataaccctaaccctaagcctgACCTTAACCTCACCCTTAACCGCAGCAATCCccaccctagccctaaccttaaccccgaTCCTAAATGTAACCTCAGCCCTGACAATAACCTCAGATCTAATCCTGACCCTAAacataatcctaaccttaaccccacctCAAACCCTAATCCCCAATCCTGAACCTTGACCTAGATTTGGACTTGAATTCGAACCCAAGCCtttaaaactaaccctaacctcaagCCTAACCCCTTGGACTCAAAACGTGGACGTAAGGAATCCCTTCAGGCCTGATAGAGATTAACCAGCCTAACCCTAAACCGGATTCTTAAACTTGAACTCGGGCTCCATAAAGAGGTATCCTGAAGAGCCTGGGAATTAGGGAGCAGGTGTCGATGTATTGGCTGAGGGTTTATCCTCTTGGAGGAAAATGTTAATTTTATTTGCTTTCCTTCCGGTATGAACCATAACCCCTTCCCTTGGGGAATATCTCCTAATTTCCCGTAGAACAATTATGTATCCTTAGGAGCAATAGAATTAGAGAACAGGTGCCTGTGTACTTGGTCCTCTTGAAGGGCAATTttctcctaaacctaaccctagtctcaaccctaaccctagtctcaaccctaacctcaaccgtCTCTACATATTTTCATGCTCTCTCTAGGCGGGTAACATCTACTTGGTAGACTATGCCATCATGGATGGTGTTCCTACCAACGTAATCAGAGGGAAACCACAGTACATcgctgctcctctctgtctgctgtATGAACACCCAGACCAGGGACTCATACCCATCGCCATACAGGTagggctggacacacacacacacactatcctaatattgagttgcactccctttttccctcagaacagcctcaatctcAACAAGGTTAGTAAAGCCATAAACATACACGTTATCTATCCCCCCTCTTCTCCAGCTAGGGCAGACTCCTGGCTTGGACACGCCCATCTTCCTGCCTAAAAACCCGCCCCTGGCCTGGCTATTGGCCAAGATCTGGGTCCGTCACTCAGAGTTCCAGGTGTTCCAGCTCCTGTCCCACCTGTTGAGAACTCACCTGGTGGTGGAGGTGTTCTGTGTGTCAACACTACGACAGCTACCCGCCGTCCATCCAGTATATAAGGTAGGGTGGGGGGTGGGGTACTGTGgctaacccctctctctgtctctactgtagctcctGGTTCCTCacctggtggtggggtggtgtgtgCTGTGGCTAACCCCTCTatttgtctctactgtagctcctGGCTCCTCACCTGGTGGTGTGTGCTGTGgctaacccctctctctgtctctactgtagctcctGGTTCCTCCTGGTTCCTCacctggtggtggggtggtgtgtgctgtggctaacccctctctctgcctctactgtAGCTCCTGGTTCCTCacctggtggtggggtggtgtgtgctgtggctaacccctctctctgcctctactgtAGCTCCTGGTTCCTCacctggtggtggggtggtgtgtgctgtggctaacccctctctctgtctctactgtagctcctGGCTCCTCACCTACGCTATACTCTGGAGATTAACTGCAGGGGGCGCACTCAGCTCCTCTCAGCCGACGGCATCTTCAAAAGGGTATGTCAGTCTTACCGTTCTATTCCTTGtttacattttagcagacacttacagtagagTGCAGCCCCCCCCCCTCGTGGGAATTGAACCCGCAACCCTGGTGCCACACAGGACCCCAGTATCTTGAGGGCTCAACTGACCCTATATTGTTGTATTGAGACAGCTTCAGAAACAACATGTTTTTTAAAAACATAGAATAGTTTTGAAATAGACAAGAGTATAATTGATGATGAAATTACTGTCCCTCCAGGTGGTGTCTACAGGAGGAGAGGGGCTTCTGATCCTAGCCCAGAATGAGTACAAAGTCCTGACCTACCGCTCTCTGCAGCCCTACCAGGACTTCCAGCAGCGCGGAGCCACCAAGCTCAGAAACTACTTCTACAGGGAATACAGCCTGATGCTGTGGGACGCCATACACAGGTACAATATCCATCACCACTCCTTTATGACCACAGAAATATTCTTTATAAGGTTGTCGGAGGAAAGCAGGGAGAGGATCTGGTCTTCAGGCCTGAAATATGGATATGTTGAAATGCACATTGGGAAAATAAGCTATTTCACCACCCCCcccgctctctttctcactccccagtTTTGTCTCAGGGATGGTGTCACTGTACTACCATTATGACAGTGATGTAGTGGAGGACACTGAGCTGCAGGCCTGGATAAAGGACATCGCTGAGGAGGGCTTCGTTGATGTGCCCAGATTTGGTCAGTCATCCACCACTACCCCCACCTCCTCAGACTCAGGACTGGATTCAATCCGTAAGCGTGGAAGATCTGCATGGCAGAGCGGTTGACATTTAAAGGCAACGTTACCGTGTTCGTGGAATTGCAATCTCAGAAAATGCCGCATATGTCTGCTGAATCcaaaattacctttaaatgtcaACCGCGCTGCAACGCAGATCTTCAGCGCTACGGATGGACCCTTAGTTGATAATGATGATTTCTTACTGGGTAATATTGactgatgtgtgtgatgtgtcctTCCTCTCAGGTCTGGCCAGGGAACTACACAACAAGACAGAACTGATCACACTGCTGAGTGTCGCTATCTTCACAAGCTCAGCACAGCATGCAGCCACCAACAATGgacaggtacagtacacacacacagtcttgtacagctaaccttgtgggagcacacaattcagtcccattccaAATCCTATTTTCCATAACCATTTATCCTAACCTAGCTCAGCGTTTTGTTTGTTGACCATTCTTGTGGAGACTTCtgtctggtccccacaagaatggtaaaaaaaaaaaacacacacacacctattaaGTTACTCAACTCACTCTAACATAGTTTGACTGGTGTGCGTGGGTACCCAACACCCCGTGCACAATGCGCCACCCTCCCCCGACGGATAAGGATGCTGTTACCATGGAGATGATCATGGACACCCTCCCAGACGTCAGCCAAACATGTTTGGAGATGGCGATCACATGGCACCTGGGTCGGCCACAACCGGACGCAGTAAGTTAAAACAACAACAGTGGGTCACATTTATAGTATGAAATGGGATGAAACTAGAATGCAACGCTCGTCTCCCACCTCTTTTTCCCACCTTTGGTTATAAACATAGATGGGTAAACTCTGATCACAAGGCACGATGAAAAAAGCAACACTCCCTGTTCTTACAATCATAAAATAAAACCAGAGATTCATATAGCTAAATGTAAATATTTCAAGCTAGGATTCTTCACTTCTCCATTTTGCATTTTCTCTCTAGTCTCGGGAATTCCCAGATGTCTGCAGATAGACTATTTCCTCTCCACTCTCTTTTCATGCATTttagttccccctctctccaggtccCATTGGGTCAGGACCAGTATAGAGCCTTAATCTTCCTCCTTTCGCCCATTTTTATCATTGGGTCAGTACCAGGAGCAGTACTTTACTGAGACCCAAGCACATACTAACCATACAcaccctccttctccccttctttctccctccttccttcagaTTCCATTGGGTCAGTACCGGGAGCAGTACTTCACAGAGTCCCAGGCCCAGGAGGTGATTGACAAGTTCAGACAGGAACTGAAGGAGATAGAGGAACACATCCTGACCCAGAACGAGGGACTAGAGTTGCCCTATCTTTTCCTCCTGCCCAGCCGCATCGAGAACAGcatcactatat
Protein-coding sequences here:
- the LOC115122959 gene encoding polyunsaturated fatty acid lipoxygenase ALOX12-like, translating into MEEYNVTVATGTSEYSGTNNYIYITLVGEKGDSERTTLDNPGLDFCRGAVDEYKVCSPGPLGRVLLVRLEKQRYWVEDNWFCLYVTVAPPGGGTALTFPCYRWLIGDVKVELREGTAMRLSDDTSPQLLAHRKAELQERQAIYRWVAWAPGIPKCIDAKTEADLHQDVRFDNEKRSDFESSLHYALLELSLKKLAIRFGKSWDNLEDFKRCFWKLRSPISEYCMEHWKEDSFFGYQCLNGSNPRMIQRCKKLPGNFPVSGDMVQGSLAPRTTLEKELKAGNIYLVDYAIMDGVPTNVIRGKPQYIAAPLCLLYEHPDQGLIPIAIQLGQTPGLDTPIFLPKNPPLAWLLAKIWVRHSEFQVFQLLSHLLRTHLVVEVFCVSTLRQLPAVHPVYKLLAPHLRYTLEINCRGRTQLLSADGIFKRVVSTGGEGLLILAQNEYKVLTYRSLQPYQDFQQRGATKLRNYFYREYSLMLWDAIHSFVSGMVSLYYHYDSDVVEDTELQAWIKDIAEEGFVDVPRFGLARELHNKTELITLLSVAIFTSSAQHAATNNGQFDWCAWVPNTPCTMRHPPPTDKDAVTMEMIMDTLPDVSQTCLEMAITWHLGRPQPDAIPLGQYREQYFTESQAQEVIDKFRQELKEIEEHILTQNEGLELPYLFLLPSRIENSITI